The genomic region ATTAGGGTTAGagacaaaaccgaagtttgaaacttcggatttcacaataccgaagtttcaaactttggTTTAGGGTTTCGTCTGACAAAAATGGGAAAtcaaccgaagtttcaaacttcagtTTTACCATTTCTGTAAAAAAACAATTAACTTTTTCTATTTTTGCAAACAATCAAATAAAAAATaccattgaaaaaaaaaaatcttaatgtGTATGTTAACATGTAGTTACGTTTACATTTGCCTCTAATGTTGTTTACATTTTTCGTCTACAATCAGTACTTATTTATTGTGCTTTTAAGGTTTTAGGTTGTGGTGTGTTTCTTTTTAATGGGGTATTGTGCATATGTGTAGACAGAATGAGGCATTGTTATGTTTGTTATCATTTCATGTTCACAGCTCATGGGAGAGATGAGAGAATGGAGTCATTGTTATGTTAGTTATTATTTCAAATTTGGCTCTATGTGCGCTCGCACACAAGAATATAACACCAAGTAATAACAAGGTTGCTTATTAATGAAAGACGTTTCCAGATCTCCATTATTGTTCCAGAAAAAAATAATATGACAATCATCGTCGAACGTTTGTTCAATCATACTCAATTTTTCACGAGTAACATCGAGTAACATTGAGGAGTGATTTATTTCAATTTTATAGTGTGATACCTATGTAGGTCGTTTTCTAAAAACGTGAATCAAAACTCTATTAGCTAGTATATATTGTGATGAATCGTGGGTGCAATTGTGCAAATAGCAAATAATGTATAAGCTTGATAGGACCTGTTAGGTTTTTATATACTTACAGTTTTGTTGACATTTGGGTAAAGTTCAAGTTATCTGAAGCCGGTTATGAGCttataaattgtttgtatattgatttaaataaactcATAAACATAAATTGTAGTATTAACTGAGGAAGTAATGGAAATTTTGTTTGATATAAATTTCAGATTCTAAAGTACAATGCTAATATCATCtttcaaaaaatgaaaagaaaGATACAAATTGAATCTAAAAAGGAAAAGAATGCATCCCTAATTTGGGAAAAACAACAATGAAATCAAATAACATCTAACAAACAGGCAAATCTTTTGGTGGTTGCTCTAGTGTCTCCAACTGTCCGACCCCGTTATCGACTACAAACACCATCGCTAGACCCCAACCGATATGGACGTCTAAATGGCAGTGCATAATCCATGTACCTAAAATAATTTAAACAAATTGTAACAACATTGTTAGAAATGTAATAATCTGTTTGATGAAGCatttaaattaattagttaataGTATTATTTAATTACCTGGATTATCTGCAACAAATCTAATTACCGCCCACCCTTTAACCGGCAAACTAACTGTATTCCTAAGAGGTGGATCCACAAGGTTAAATTTAGCAGTATCAGTTTTAGGGTTAAAGTTACCAAATCCTTCAGCAACAACATAAAAATCGTATCCGTGTAGATGAATTGGATGATTTTCAGCTGTGAATATATTCGTTCCTTGAATTACTACTTGCACTTTCGCTCCATATTTCAATTTATAAACTCGGGTCCCGCGTATCGGTTGCCAAAGTGACTGGCTTACGTTACCCGTGTAATCAAACGTCACTGGCGGCTTTGCAGGAAAATCGGTAGTGAAAACTCCCGGAATCTTATGATGGTGCGCTTGTAGCAAGGAAAAGTTTGATGGTAGTACAAACGATACGTTGTTCATACTAGCAGTAAATCGGGTCCCGTTAATTGGACCTTGACAGTTACGTGCACGTGCTTTCGGTGGGCATTTTTGTAGTCCGAGACCTGCGGTTATAAAAAGATTTTCATCGATTTGTGTCGGGACTAATGTTTTCCCGGGGCTTCGGAAGCTGGTTGTGAATGCTGTTGCGGTTGCTGTATCGTTAAAAGCAGGAAGAGTAGGCATAATTGGTTTTGAAGTAGGGGCGTTTTTGTAATTTAAAATAGCGGTTGTGGTAGTGTTGTCGAATGGTGCGCCTTGTGCGCTTGCGTAAGCGCGTGCAGCGATGTAGTAACGAGCTGGTGGTTGGTCAGCTTTTATGAGTACGTCTGTGGTTTGACCTGGTCCAAGCATGAGTACGTCTGTGGTGAAGGGTTTTACGTAGGAAGCATCGGCTCCAACGACAGTGAATTTATGGTTGGCAATTTTGAAAAATAATTGTTGATTTAATGCTGCGTTAACCACTCGTATGAGGCTTGTTTCTCCTGAACTTATTGGAACCTTGATGGTATCTGTATACAAAAACACATAActggtcaaacttcaaaaagtAAGTCAAACAGGTTGATATGATATGGTATATGCAACTGTTGATAGATTTAGATTGAAattgtttaatttaattatttgacCTGAACTGTTTTGACCCGTTACAAgaaattacccattttgacattTTACTGACCCACCCATTTTGCTACCTTAGGATTTATTGGTTTCAAATTTTTGTGTTTTTCAACATTATAGAAGCGAACCTTTGCTGGAACAATTATAGAGATCGCCCGGTTGACCATTAATTGTATACGCATCGGAAATATTCGGCGCTCCTCCACTTCTTGTGGCTTGCCTTATGACATCAATAGGGTTTGCATCCCACCATTCACCTGATCATCATATTATATGTTAAACTCGGTACCTTCATTTCTTACCAAGTACATTGCTATTTAATTTTCGGATTTTGCTAACGAAAACACTTTTGACTGTCATTAACGTGCTTAAAACACTTGTATTAATTTTTAGGTAACTACCACCGTAAAATTAATAACTAACTTCTGTATACAAGTGTTTTAAGTGTGTTAATGACTGCCCTTAAGCTGTCGTTAGTAAAATCCTTAATTTTGTATATACCGAGCAGAAGGAGCGAATCACGATTAGGTTTAGGAAAGGGGAAAGTATCGCCTTGTTTTGGGCGGATGATGATACCGCCATAAACGGTTGCTCTGAGCCATGAACTATGTGCATGCCACCATAATGTGCCTTCTTGACCTGAAATTGTAAACCTATATGTATAGCTTCTTCCTGGTCTAATAGGACACTGAGTGATGAATTCGGGCCCGTCTGCCCACGCTGTCCTTATTTGTCTAACACCGTGCCTGAATAATAACGACCAAATTTTAGTTGAGCCGTTTATGGTTACATTAATCGAAGTATTAGATTTATTTGATCAAGCATTTTGTCATACCAGTGAATGGTGATGTTGTATCTCCCTTTGTTAACGACCTTAATCACTATACTATCTCCATTGTTAACTTCCAATGTCGGGCCAGGATACTGCCCGTTGACCGTAATAGAATTATGCGTTTTGCACAATCGCTTCACTTTCGTCTCTTGAACCTGTTCACATTCATAAATAGTTAGTATCATATCATATATGCTATAATTGCATTGCTAAAAACTTATTAGAAACACGTACAATAAAGCCGTGGTAGTGAGTTTTAGCATTTGCAAAAGATGCTAAGCTCGATAAGATCAACAAGAAGCTCAAGAGCATGTTTCTAACTATGGTGTTCGAGTAAGCCATTGTATTTCGGATGTTGGTTTGTAGATGAGTTGTGAGAATTGAGATCAACGTTGGACTATTTATATAGAGGAGGAAAATGGGAGTTGTTTTGAGTTAGGCAAAGTAGGTTTTTGGTTAATGAGGGTGATAGTGAGATAAGTACGTACATACTTGAATACTTAGATTACATGATCAAATTGTTCAACACAAGTTGGTGCACCAATGACCTAAACTAATTTCAATCAATGCTTAATTGCTTCACAAGTCTACTCTCTTATTTTCATGGTACACGATGTAACAAATTGAGCTTGACAACCTTTTTAACTGCAACTAGTTGACCATTTACCAACTGTACTACATAGATTCTACATCTTTTGTCCAAAAAATAATACACGAGCCTTAACCACCTACTATATATAACTAGTGTATAGGTGGTCACCAGATTTATTAAAGTATTATGCTTGTTGCTATTGCAAAATAATTACTCTGTATATGGAAATAATATGAAGACCAATGATTGTAATTTATTTTAGAGCATGTTAAAAATGACAAACTCTAAATCCTGTTTTCCATAATGTAATTTAAATAATTGACCTTAAAAGCGTAGGATATGTATATAAGCTTATGAGTTCTTTAATACTTTAAAATAAATTGATGATGGAAAAGAGTTCCTTAAGTTTATATACACGTATTATGTTTTTAAGTTTCCTATCAAATGGATTAGCTCCAACAAAAAGTGAGAATATTAATTAAgggttattttcattaacatgtggAGTAATCGATTctctataattaataaataaactaGTAAAATAGCTCGTGAAATCacgtgtttgtttaaacgaaacaatttaatggcaTGTTTTAAGCATAAGtaaacttctcgttgtttttacaaacacattgatgtacttaacttgatcggaataaatgaactacatttattctctcaccacCATCTTCCAATTTTCATGACAATTACTATTTTCTTTGTCATAAAAGCTTAGAAAAGGGTCTAGAGATGGTCTTCTTAGACTTAGAAAAGGCCTATGATAGCGTACCGCGAAagctgatttggaagacccttaatgtTAGGGGTATCCCAAGTAAGTATATTAGAGCTATTATAGATATGTACGATGGGGCGAAGTCCTGTGTTAGGACGCCTGTGGGAAACACAGAGTATTTCTCGATAGAAGTAGGCTTGCACCAGGGATCAGCCCTTAGTCCTttccttttcgctttgatcctcGACGAGCTGTCTCAAGGAATACAAGAGAACATCCCTTGGTgtctgatttttgccgatgatatcgtGCTTGTATCGGAACAAAAGGATGAACTTAATAGAAGACTAGAACGATGGAGGGAGGCCTTAGAACAAAATGGGCTACGGAtcagtagacaaaagacggaatatctaAGGTGCGAATTCAGTAGGACTGAGGATGAACTAAATGTTGGAGGGAATATTAGcattggggaccagatcttgcaACCACAAGAGT from Rutidosis leptorrhynchoides isolate AG116_Rl617_1_P2 chromosome 9, CSIRO_AGI_Rlap_v1, whole genome shotgun sequence harbors:
- the LOC139866482 gene encoding laccase-12-like — encoded protein: MAYSNTIVRNMLLSFLLILSSLASFANAKTHYHGFIVQETKVKRLCKTHNSITVNGQYPGPTLEVNNGDSIVIKVVNKGRYNITIHWHGVRQIRTAWADGPEFITQCPIRPGRSYTYRFTISGQEGTLWWHAHSSWLRATVYGGIIIRPKQGDTFPFPKPNRDSLLLLGEWWDANPIDVIRQATRSGGAPNISDAYTINGQPGDLYNCSSKDTIKVPISSGETSLIRVVNAALNQQLFFKIANHKFTVVGADASYVKPFTTDVLMLGPGQTTDVLIKADQPPARYYIAARAYASAQGAPFDNTTTTAILNYKNAPTSKPIMPTLPAFNDTATATAFTTSFRSPGKTLVPTQIDENLFITAGLGLQKCPPKARARNCQGPINGTRFTASMNNVSFVLPSNFSLLQAHHHKIPGVFTTDFPAKPPVTFDYTGNVSQSLWQPIRGTRVYKLKYGAKVQVVIQGTNIFTAENHPIHLHGYDFYVVAEGFGNFNPKTDTAKFNLVDPPLRNTVSLPVKGWAVIRFVADNPGTWIMHCHLDVHIGWGLAMVFVVDNGVGQLETLEQPPKDLPVC